CGCAAGCCGATCTTCGGTTACACCACGTTGGTGTACGCCACCATCAGCATCGCGGCGCTGTCGGTTGCGGTGTGGGCGCACCACATGTACGCCACCGGCGCGGTGTTGCTGCCGTTCTTCAGCTTCATGACGTTCCTGATCGCCGTCCCGACGGGCATCAAGTTCTTCAACTGGATCGGCACGATGTGGAAGGGCCAGTTGACATTTGAATCCCCGATGCTGTTCTCGGTCGGCTTTCTGGTCACCTTCCTGCTCGGTGGCCTGTCGGGCGTGCTGCTGGCCAGCCCGCCGGTCGATTTCCACGTCACCGACAGCTACTTCGTCGTGGCGCATTTCCACTACACCCTTTTCGGCACCATCGTGTTCGCCACCTACGCCGGCGTGTACTTCTGGTTCCCGAAGATGACCGGACGCCTGCTCGACGAACGACTGGCCAAAGTGCACTTCTGGCTGACCTTCATCGGCTTCCACGCCACGTTCCTGGTGCAGCACTGGGTCGGTGACGAGGGCATGCCGCGCCGCTATGCCGACTACCTGCCCAGCGATGGGTTCACCACGCTCAATGTGGTGTCCACCGTCGGGTCGTTCATCCTGGGTATCTCGGTCTTGCCGTTCGTGTGGAACGTGTTCAAGAGCTGGCGCTACGGCGAACCGGTGACGGTCGACGACCCGTGGGGTTTCGGTAACTCGCTGGAGTGGGCGACGTCCTGCCCGCCGCCGCGGCACAACTTCACCGAGCTGCCCCGGATCCGTTCGGAGCGTCCGGCGTTCGAGCTGCACTACCCGCACATGGTCGAGCGCATGCGCGCCGAGGCCCACGTAGGCCACCGCCATGAGCCGGAACTTCAGGAGAGTGTGCGGTGATCGTGCTACTGGGGACTGACCAGCCCGGCGTCGTACGCGTGGATGATCGCGGCGGCCCGGTCGCGTAGGTCGAGCTTGATGAAGATGTGGCCGATGTGGCTCTTCACAGTGAGCCCGGAGATGGTGAGCTCATCGGCGATCTCGGCGTTCGAATACCCCTTGGCGATCAGCGTCAGCACATCGAGTTCGCGGGCCGTGAGGTCGCCGACCGCGGCTGCGCGGCGCGGTTCGGCCGCCTTGCGGTAGGTGGTGAGGACCCGAGAGGTCACCGCGGGGTCGAGATAGCTGTCGCCATGTGCCACTGCCCGGACGGCCCGGATCAGTTCCTCGGCAGAGGAATCCTTCAGCACGAAGCCGCTGGCACCGGCGCGCAATGCGCCGCTGAGTAACTCGTCATCGTTGAATGTGGTCAGCGCCAGCACCGGTGGCCCGTCCACCGACGTCACCTGCCGCGTCGCCTCGATCCCGTCGACACGTTTCATGCGTAGATCCATCACCACCACGTCGGGGCGGTACCGACAGACTGCCTCGGGCACTTCGTCGCCGTCGGCGCATTCGGCGACGATCGTGAATCCGTCCTTGCGTCGCAGGATGCGTCGCAGCCCGGAGCGGACCAGGTCCTGGTCATCGACCAGGAGCACCCCAATATCGGTTACCGGTTCCGTCATGACACCACGGGGCACCACCGGGACGCCCGGTCGGTGTCGTCCAGCGGAATGTTCGTGCGTACCGACCATCCGTCATCGGCGGGACCGACGCTGATGATCCCGCCGAGCAGCTCGACCCGTTGGCGCATACCGCGCACGCCCCGGCCCTCGACGTCCCGTCCGCTCTGGCGGGACAGAACTGCCGCCGGGAGCCGGTTGGCGACGGTCAGGGTGGCCGAGGTGCGGGAGATCCTCAGTAGCACTGTGGCCTCCGTGTCGGGCGCGTGTTTGGCGATGTTCGCCAGAGACTCCTGGGCGATGCGGTACAACGCCAGCCCTACGGCTGCTGAGACGAACTCGGTGCGGCCGGTCGCCTCGAGACGTACGTTGAGTCCGGCGCGTACGAAATCGTCTACGAGACAACCAATGTCGTCCACTCCAGGTTCGGGAGCCATGCTCATCGGCGCCCCGTCGAGCAACCCGACCGTGCGGCGGATATCGGCCATGGCCTGGCGGCCGAGACGTTCGGCCTGCTCCAATGCCTCGACCGCGTCGTCGACATCGCGGTCCTGCTGCAACCCGCGGCGCGCACCCGTCACGTGCAGCAGGGTCACGCTCAGGGAGTGCGCGATCACGTCGTGGACCTCTCGGGCAATGCGGCGCCGTTCATCGGCCGCGGCATGTCGGGCCTGCGCGGCCTGTGACTCCTGCTGCTGCCGCATGAGTTGTTGCTGGGTGTGTACGAGATAGCCCACCAGCCAACCCATCCCGAGGATCCCCAGATACAGCGGCAGAGCGTCGAGGCGATGTTGAGACGCGGCGGTCAGCAGTAGGGCGGCCGCGGTCAGCGAGGCCAGGAAACCACCCCACACCCCGACCAGTGAGGCGACCTCACCGACCATCAGGACAGCGATGAGCGGAGCGAAATCATTGGAGATCGGTGTCGCAGTCGCGAACAACAACACGGCCGTCGCGGTAGTCCAGGTGGACCAGACGATCGGTGCCTTGAAATCGACACCCGAAAAGTAGAACAACGCGAACGGGGCAACACAGACAAAGAGTGCGAGCAGGCTCGCCGGGAGATCCTCCGCCGGACGTTGCACCATGGCCACCACGCCGGCACCGATCACCGTGGAGTCGAACGCCAAGACGATGGCCCAGTTGTAGCCCACCGGGAGGGCGTACCCCCGCCGGCGCACATGCCCACGCAAGCTGCGCGCGATGCTGCCGAGCATGTTCTGATGGTAGAAGGTGAGCCGCCGGCCGCGCCTCCTACCGGGGTCGGATTTCAGGAGGCCGGACTGCTTGGTGCCGGTTGTTCCGGGATCAACTTTCAGCACTCAGAGTCGCCACATTTCGCGCGCCATCGCGGCATCCTCGACGAAGCCCTCGCGCGGCGGCGGATAGTAGGGCCGCTTGAGGTCGGGTCGGGGGACGGCCGCCAGTGCGCTGCGCACCATCGCCAGGACATGGCGCCAGCGGCCGATCTTGGGTCGGCTCGGCCCGACGGGCATCGCGGGAACCGGCGGGTTGAAGACGGCGTCTTTCGCCGTCCATCCACGGGCGACGCCTGTCATCGAATTCGCTATCGAAACAGCTGCGGAACGCTGTGCTCGTGTCATGCCTCGACGCTATGAAGAGCGCAGGTCAACCCACATCGCTCTGCTGTCCGATCTTGATCTACGACCGTAGTAGGAGAACTGCACCGACCGCAGGACGATGAGCCCGTCAGTGATTAGGCTGCTGCCGTGGTCCCGAGTTCGACCCGTAGACGCGGTCCCCGGCGCGATGTCGACACCCGAGCGTTGATCGTCGACACCGCCGAGCGGATGTTCGCCGAGGCCTCGATCGGTGCGGTGGCGGCTCGGGCGGTAGCCCGTGAGGCCGGCGTCGCAAGCCGCGCCGTGGCCTACCACTTCCCGGTGAAACGGGATCTGGTCGTGGCGGTGGCGCATCGGCGCGCGCCCACGGTGTTCGCGGCTGTGGTCGACGAGCTCGTCCGGGTAGCTCAGTCGGAGCACGATATTGGCGTCTGTGACGTGGTCGAGGCCCTGATCGCGCCTTACGTCAGGTTGCTCGACGAGGATCCGGTGGGTGGATTGCGGTGGCTGAAGGTGATGAATCAGCTCGCCCTGGACGAAGACCAGATCTGGCTCGATCAGTTGGCAGGCACCCCGAGTCTGCCCGAGTTGTTCTTCGCCGCGGCGGGCCGTGCGGTCCCGGACATTCAAACTCGAGAAGGCCAGCAGCGCAGCACAATTGCCATCTTGTCTATGATCGGTTCGTTGGCGAGTTCTGACCTCGCCCTCTATGGGCGGCCCCTCGGCCCAGGCGGCCTGGATCGTGGTTGGGTCGATCAGCTGGTCCGATTCACCGGCAGCGGTTTACGCGGCAACGAGAATCTGCCCGATTAGGATCGTTTGCGTGCAAATCGACGGCCAGCAGCTTGCTGCGTTCGCCGCGGTGGTCGAGCTCGGGAGCTTCGACGCGGCCGCGCAACGTCTGCATGTGACTCCGTCGGCGGTAAGCCAGCGCATCAAGGCCCTTGAGCAACGTGTCGGCCAGGTGCTTGTAGTGCGCGAAAAGCCGTGCACAGCAACGGCTGCCGGAGTGCCACTGCTCAGACTCGCCGCACAGACGGCGTTGCTGGAATCCGAGACCTTGGCGGAGATGAGTGGTGGCTCGGCGCACCGCGCCAGAATCGCGCTGGCGGTCAACGCCGATTCGATGGCGACGTGGTTCACCGGGGTGTTTGCGCAAGCGTCCGAGTTCCTGTTCGACGTCAGGATCGAGGATCAGGACCTGTCGGCGCGGCTGCTGCGTGAGGGCGTGGTGATGGGTGCGGTGACCACCGAGCGGCGCCCGGTGCCTGGCTGCCGGGTGCACCCGTTGGGAGCGATGCGTTATGTACCGGTGGCCGGCCCCGAGTACGTGCAGCGTTACCTGCCCGACGGTTTCACCCGCGATGCGGCCCAGGTGGCACCCTCGTTGGCCTGGAACCGTGATGACGCCTTGCAGGATCAATTGGTGCGCAAGGTGTTCCGCAAAGATGTCCGGCGCCCGATTCACTACATTCCGACCGCTGAGGGATTCGGTGCCGCCGTGCGGGCGGGGTTGGGCTGGGGGATGTATCCCGAAGAACTGGTGGACGACGACTTCGTCCGGATCACCGAACAATTCCTGGATGTGCCGTTGTACTGGCAGTGCTGGAAGCTCGACAGCCACACCGTGGAGACCGTCACGGCT
The window above is part of the Mycolicibacterium fortuitum subsp. fortuitum genome. Proteins encoded here:
- the ctaD gene encoding cytochrome c oxidase subunit I yields the protein MAVEAPPIGELEARRPFPERIGPKGNLIYKLITTTDHKLIGIMYCVTCFAFFGIGGVMALLMRTELTEPGLQFLSNEQFNQLFTMHGTVMLLFYATPIVFGFANLVLPLQIGAPDVAFPRLNALSYWLFLFGALIALGGFITPGGAADFGWTAYTPLSDAIHSPGVGADLWILGIAVGGLGTILGAVNMITTVVCMRAPGMTMFRMPIFTWNILVTSMLVVIVFPLLTAAMLGLAADRRLDAHIYDPANGGVILFQHLFWFFGHPEVYVLALPFFGVVSEIIPVFSRKPIFGYTTLVYATISIAALSVAVWAHHMYATGAVLLPFFSFMTFLIAVPTGIKFFNWIGTMWKGQLTFESPMLFSVGFLVTFLLGGLSGVLLASPPVDFHVTDSYFVVAHFHYTLFGTIVFATYAGVYFWFPKMTGRLLDERLAKVHFWLTFIGFHATFLVQHWVGDEGMPRRYADYLPSDGFTTLNVVSTVGSFILGISVLPFVWNVFKSWRYGEPVTVDDPWGFGNSLEWATSCPPPRHNFTELPRIRSERPAFELHYPHMVERMRAEAHVGHRHEPELQESVR
- a CDS encoding response regulator transcription factor; the encoded protein is MTEPVTDIGVLLVDDQDLVRSGLRRILRRKDGFTIVAECADGDEVPEAVCRYRPDVVVMDLRMKRVDGIEATRQVTSVDGPPVLALTTFNDDELLSGALRAGASGFVLKDSSAEELIRAVRAVAHGDSYLDPAVTSRVLTTYRKAAEPRRAAAVGDLTARELDVLTLIAKGYSNAEIADELTISGLTVKSHIGHIFIKLDLRDRAAAIIHAYDAGLVSPQ
- a CDS encoding sensor histidine kinase, with protein sequence MLGSIARSLRGHVRRRGYALPVGYNWAIVLAFDSTVIGAGVVAMVQRPAEDLPASLLALFVCVAPFALFYFSGVDFKAPIVWSTWTTATAVLLFATATPISNDFAPLIAVLMVGEVASLVGVWGGFLASLTAAALLLTAASQHRLDALPLYLGILGMGWLVGYLVHTQQQLMRQQQESQAAQARHAAADERRRIAREVHDVIAHSLSVTLLHVTGARRGLQQDRDVDDAVEALEQAERLGRQAMADIRRTVGLLDGAPMSMAPEPGVDDIGCLVDDFVRAGLNVRLEATGRTEFVSAAVGLALYRIAQESLANIAKHAPDTEATVLLRISRTSATLTVANRLPAAVLSRQSGRDVEGRGVRGMRQRVELLGGIISVGPADDGWSVRTNIPLDDTDRASRWCPVVS
- a CDS encoding TetR/AcrR family transcriptional regulator; protein product: MVPSSTRRRGPRRDVDTRALIVDTAERMFAEASIGAVAARAVAREAGVASRAVAYHFPVKRDLVVAVAHRRAPTVFAAVVDELVRVAQSEHDIGVCDVVEALIAPYVRLLDEDPVGGLRWLKVMNQLALDEDQIWLDQLAGTPSLPELFFAAAGRAVPDIQTREGQQRSTIAILSMIGSLASSDLALYGRPLGPGGLDRGWVDQLVRFTGSGLRGNENLPD
- a CDS encoding LysR family transcriptional regulator ArgP, with the protein product MQIDGQQLAAFAAVVELGSFDAAAQRLHVTPSAVSQRIKALEQRVGQVLVVREKPCTATAAGVPLLRLAAQTALLESETLAEMSGGSAHRARIALAVNADSMATWFTGVFAQASEFLFDVRIEDQDLSARLLREGVVMGAVTTERRPVPGCRVHPLGAMRYVPVAGPEYVQRYLPDGFTRDAAQVAPSLAWNRDDALQDQLVRKVFRKDVRRPIHYIPTAEGFGAAVRAGLGWGMYPEELVDDDFVRITEQFLDVPLYWQCWKLDSHTVETVTAAVRTAAQSLRGATQA